The nucleotide window AGGTAATAAGCGGTGGTTGGCGATGAACCTGAACAATATTGGCCTCATTTACAATATCCAAGCCGATTACCCCCGCGCCTTGGAATACTTTGAAAAGAGTCTAGCGATTGATGAAGAAAGCGGTGATAAAAACGGCATCGCAGGGAGCCTGATGAATATTGGCTTGATTTACCAAAGCCTAGGCGATTACCCACGCGCCTTGGAATACTATGAAAAGAGTCTGGCGATTCAGGAAGAAATCGGGGATAAAAAAGGCATCGCAGGTAGCCTGAATAATATCGGCATGATTTACAATATCCAAGCCGATTACCCCCGCGCCTTGGAATACTACGAAAAGGCTCGAGTATTAAACGAAGAACTTGGTAATAAGCAGTGGTTGTCGTACAACCTTGGCAATATTGGCGACATTTACTCTACCCAAGCCGATTACCCCCGCTCTTTGGAATACTATGAAAAGAGTCTGGCGATTCAGGAAGAAATGGGGGATAAAAACGGCATCGCAATTAGCCTGGGTAGTATTGGCATGCTCTACCAAAAACAAGGCAAGAACACCCTCGCGCTAAACTATTGCCAAAAAGCCCTAACACTTGCCGAAGAAACTGGTGCTTTAGAATGGCAAAAAAACGCCTGCCAATGCCTGTACACTAGCTACAAAGCCATGGGCAACAGCGATAAAGCCCTGCAATATTATGAGCTTATGATTGTGGCACGCGACAGCATCTTTAATGAAGAGAATACCAAAAAGCTGGTGCAAATAGATATGCAATATGAATTTAACCGCAAAGAAGCTGCCGCCAAAGCCGAGCAAGACAAAAAAGATGCAGTAGCTGCACAAGAAATGCAACGGCAAAAACTGGTGCGCAATGGCTTTATAGCAGGTGCTATTGTATTTATAATATTATTCCTGATTGTATTTGTAAGGTTTCGCGAAAAGAAAAAATTGAGCGACAAACTTGCAATTCAAAATAATGAAATTGAAAATCAGAAATTATTAGTAGAGGAAAAAAGTGAGGAAATCTACGCATCAATTAGGTATGCATCAACAATTCAGAATGCGATACTGCCGTGGGACGCTACATTAGGCAAGGCTTTTAGTGATGTCATGGTTTTCTTCAAGCCCAAAGATATTGTTTCCGGAGATTCGTATTGGTTCAAGGAAGTGGACGGAGTGAAGTTTCTGGCAGTCATAGATTGCACAGGGCATGGTATCCCCGGAGCAATGCTAACTGTAATTGCCTCTACAGCCTTGGATGATGCCGTTCTTGGCAAGAGATTAAGCGACCCGGCAGAAATACTTACATATATAAATGAAAAAGTAACAGAAGTATTAAATCAAAAATTAGCTGAAAACAATATTCGCGACGGAATGGAAGTCGCACTACTCGCCATTCATCAAGATAAGATTAAGTTTTCAGGTGCCGGTCGACCTTTGTATCTCAAGAATGGCACATTGGAAATCATCAAAACCGACAAACGGGGCATAGCCGGAAGCACAAAGAATGATGAATATCAATTCAATTCTGTTGAAATCGAAAAATCAGAAAATATTACACTCTACCTCACCACCGACGGTTTTGCTGACCAGATGAACGAAGACGGCAAAAAATTCAGCACCCGTCGCTTTTTGGCATTACTGGAATCAATTGCCGAAAATCCTCTAAAAGAACAATATAAAAGATTAAATAACGAACTGGCAGCTCATCAAGGTGACAAGCACCAAATTGATGATATAACAATAATGAGTGAGGATATGAGAAAATTGATAATACTATCCGTAATGTTTTGTGCAGTAGTAAACATCAGCTTTGCTCAACTTCAAGGGCAGGCGAAAATTGATTCGCTCAAAGCGAAACTGCCAAAAGCTAAACAAGACACAAATGCTGTGAATTTGCTTGAGCAACTATCTTTTGAATTATATTCTATCGACCCGGACAAAGGAATAGAATATGGTTTGCAAGGAGTGGAACTCGCGAAAAATTTAGGCTGGAAGGAAGGTGAAGCAAATTGTTATAATTCTTTGGGTACAAATTATGATGAAAAATCCGACTACCCAAAAGCATTAGAATATTATCATAAAGCTTTGAAAATTTATGAGGAATTGGGAAAAAAATCTGGAGAAGCAGCAAATCTCGGAAATATTGGTCTTTTATATTCTTCTCAATCCGACTACCCGAAAGCATTAGAATATTATCATAAAGCTCTGAAAATCAGTGAAGAGTTAGGAGATAAATCTGGAATAGGAAGACAGCTTGGAAATATTGGCATTATTTACGAAAATAAATCCGACTACCCGAAAGCATTGGAGTATTATTTGAAAGCTTTGAAAATTAATGAAGAATTGGGAAGGAAATCTGGTGTTGCTACAAATCTTGGAAATATTGGGATTATTTATGCAAATCAATCGGACTACCCCAAAGCACTTGAATATTTTCATAATGCCCTTAAAATTAATGAAGAGCTGGTAAATAAATCTGGCGTTGCCAGGCATCTTGGAAATATTGGTCTTTTATATTCTTCTCAATCCGACTACCCGAAAGCTTTAGAATATTTTCATAAAGCTCTTAAAATTAATCAAGAACTGGGAAACAAAAGAGTCGAAGCGTATAATCTTGGTAATATGGGAGAATTATATTATAAGTTATCCCAAGATACGGTATTATCTCAAATAAGTGAAAGCACAATTCTTGTAAGTCTAAATAAAGAAATAAATCTCAATAGAGCGATAGATTACACACTCGAAGCGATTAAAATATTTGAAGAAATTGGGGAATTACATATTAGATCAACTTATTTAAAAAACCTCTCAGAAGCATATAAACAAAAAGGCAATTCAGATAAAGCATTTGAGGCATTACAAGAACACATGAAACTCAAAGACTCAGTGTTTAATATGGATAAACAGAAAGAAATTGCAAATCTTGAAGCAAAACGAGAAAATGAACTTAAAGATGCCGAAATTGTAATTCTTCAGACCGAGAAAAAAGCACAGCAGTTTCAATCTTATCTGCTTGGTGGTGGTGTGATTGTGCTTTTTGGTGCTTTTGCCCTTGCCTTTATTCGTTTTAGGGAGAAGAGAAAGCTAAGCGATGAGCTTGCACTTCAAAACGCTGAAATTGAAAAGCAGAAGACTATTGTCGAATCTCAAAAAGCAATTGTCGAGGAGCAAAAGTTCATACTTCAAGAAAAAAATGACCATATTTATTCTTCTGTCCAATACGCCGCTACAATTCAACAGGCGATTTTACCATGGGACAGTATAATCAATGCTGCTTTCTCAGATATTTTAATTTTCTACAAACCGAAAGATATTGTTTCAGGTGATTCATATTGGTTTAAAGAGGTTGAAGGTATCAAGTTTTTGGCAGCTATTGATTGTACAGGTCATGGCATTCCAGGAGCGATGCTGACTGTGATTGCCTCAACTGCTCTTGATGATGCCGTTCTTGGCAAGAG belongs to Candidatus Kapaibacterium sp. and includes:
- a CDS encoding tetratricopeptide repeat protein, whose protein sequence is MRKAIITLAILLSISFLGMTGANAQNLDSLLGVWNNKSQPDSNRVTAYNDYIWDGYLFSKPDSATILAEALHAYAKKHRYPNASAQGYNLQGAANYQQGNYPSALENYEKARVINEELGNKRWLAMNLNNIGLIYNIQADYPRALEYFEKSLAIDEESGDKNGIAGSLMNIGLIYQSLGDYPRALEYYEKSLAIQEEIGDKKGIAGSLNNIGMIYNIQADYPRALEYYEKARVLNEELGNKQWLSYNLGNIGDIYSTQADYPRSLEYYEKSLAIQEEMGDKNGIAISLGSIGMLYQKQGKNTLALNYCQKALTLAEETGALEWQKNACQCLYTSYKAMGNSDKALQYYELMIVARDSIFNEENTKKLVQIDMQYEFNRKEAAAKAEQDKKDAVAAQEMQRQKLVRNGFIAGAIVFIILFLIVFVRFREKKKLSDKLAIQNNEIENQKLLVEEKSEEIYASIRYASTIQNAILPWDATLGKAFSDVMVFFKPKDIVSGDSYWFKEVDGVKFLAVIDCTGHGIPGAMLTVIASTALDDAVLGKRLSDPAEILTYINEKVTEVLNQKLAENNIRDGMEVALLAIHQDKIKFSGAGRPLYLKNGTLEIIKTDKRGIAGSTKNDEYQFNSVEIEKSENITLYLTTDGFADQMNEDGKKFSTRRFLALLESIAENPLKEQYKRLNNELAAHQGDKHQIDDITIMSEDMRKLIILSVMFCAVVNISFAQLQGQAKIDSLKAKLPKAKQDTNAVNLLEQLSFELYSIDPDKGIEYGLQGVELAKNLGWKEGEANCYNSLGTNYDEKSDYPKALEYYHKALKIYEELGKKSGEAANLGNIGLLYSSQSDYPKALEYYHKALKISEELGDKSGIGRQLGNIGIIYENKSDYPKALEYYLKALKINEELGRKSGVATNLGNIGIIYANQSDYPKALEYFHNALKINEELVNKSGVARHLGNIGLLYSSQSDYPKALEYFHKALKINQELGNKRVEAYNLGNMGELYYKLSQDTVLSQISESTILVSLNKEINLNRAIDYTLEAIKIFEEIGELHIRSTYLKNLSEAYKQKGNSDKAFEALQEHMKLKDSVFNMDKQKEIANLEAKRENELKDAEIVILQTEKKAQQFQSYLLGGGVIVLFGAFALAFIRFREKRKLSDELALQNAEIEKQKTIVESQKAIVEEQKFILQEKNDHIYSSVQYAATIQQAILPWDSIINAAFSDILIFYKPKDIVSGDSYWFKEVEGIKFLAAIDCTGHGIPGAMLTVIASTALDDAVLGKRLSDPAEILTYINEKVTEVLNQKLAENNIRDGMEVALLCIHQDKIKFSGAGRPLYLKNGTLEIIKTDKRGIAGSTKNDEYQFNSVEIEKSENITLYLTTDGFADQMNEDGKKFSTRRFLALLESIAENPLKEQYKRLNNELAAHQGDKHQIDDITIIGVRI